A genomic window from Luteolibacter sp. LG18 includes:
- a CDS encoding DUF1428 domain-containing protein, which produces MSQYVDGFVIPVPKANIEDYRKLAELARQIWLDHGALDYRECVGDDLDQEKTVTFQKAAGANPDETVVFAWITYESRERRDAINTAVMNDPRMAPMMTSTTMPFDCNRMIYGGFTTLVS; this is translated from the coding sequence ATGAGCCAATACGTCGATGGATTTGTCATCCCCGTCCCGAAGGCCAATATCGAGGACTACCGCAAGCTTGCCGAATTGGCCCGCCAGATCTGGCTGGACCACGGAGCACTGGATTACCGCGAGTGCGTCGGCGACGATCTCGACCAGGAAAAGACCGTGACCTTCCAGAAAGCCGCCGGGGCCAATCCTGACGAAACCGTGGTCTTCGCCTGGATCACCTATGAATCCCGCGAACGCCGTGACGCCATCAATACGGCCGTGATGAACGATCCCCGGATGGCACCCATGATGACCTCGACCACCATGCCTTTCGATTGCAACCGCATGATCTACGGCGGCTTCACTACCCTCGTCTCCTGA
- a CDS encoding SRPBCC family protein, which translates to MNVTSAPSDPILVVTRVFDAPRPLVYRAWTEKAHLDHWCAPHGFTIPFSEGDLRVGGAWRTCMLSGEGTQFRLGGVYQELIEDRKIVFTHVWEEDYGPGPETLVTVLLSDDADGGTRMEFTHGVFATQQSLEGHRGGWSECFDRLASYLEDAKLREVVQSRLLDTHVEDAFDAWIDAGRLAEWWGPEGFTNPLCQFEPRPGGLIHIHMRAPDGTVYPMSGVVQDVAPPERLEFLSAALGPDEKPLFEVHNTVTFTPEEGKTRLKLHARLNGGPTPESLPYLAGMQTGWSQSLDRLQTYLETT; encoded by the coding sequence ATGAACGTCACCTCCGCCCCGTCCGATCCGATCCTGGTCGTCACCCGCGTCTTCGATGCCCCGCGGCCGCTGGTCTATCGGGCGTGGACGGAGAAGGCCCACCTCGACCACTGGTGCGCGCCGCATGGATTCACCATCCCGTTCTCGGAGGGCGATCTCCGCGTCGGCGGCGCGTGGCGAACCTGCATGCTCTCCGGTGAGGGCACCCAGTTCCGGCTCGGCGGCGTCTATCAGGAGCTGATCGAGGACCGGAAGATCGTCTTCACCCACGTGTGGGAGGAGGACTACGGCCCCGGCCCCGAAACGCTGGTAACGGTCCTGCTTTCCGATGATGCCGATGGCGGCACACGGATGGAGTTCACCCACGGAGTCTTCGCCACCCAGCAATCGCTGGAAGGCCACCGCGGCGGCTGGAGCGAATGCTTCGACCGGCTCGCATCCTATCTGGAGGATGCGAAGCTGCGCGAGGTCGTCCAATCCCGCCTGCTCGACACCCACGTGGAGGACGCCTTCGATGCCTGGATCGATGCCGGCCGCCTCGCTGAATGGTGGGGACCGGAGGGCTTCACCAATCCACTTTGCCAATTCGAGCCCCGGCCGGGCGGCCTCATCCACATCCACATGCGCGCGCCGGATGGCACCGTTTATCCGATGTCTGGCGTGGTGCAGGACGTGGCTCCGCCGGAGCGGCTGGAGTTTCTCAGTGCCGCGCTCGGCCCCGACGAAAAGCCGCTCTTCGAAGTCCACAACACCGTCACCTTCACACCGGAGGAAGGCAAAACCCGGCTCAAACTCCATGCCCGCCTGAACGGTGGTCCCACCCCGGAATCCCTGCCCTACCTCGCCGGCATGCAAACCGGCTGGTCGCAATCGCTCGACCGGCTCCAAACCTATCTCGAAACCACCTGA
- a CDS encoding YciI family protein, with amino-acid sequence MQFVLLIIHADPERWNSLTTDQRNAVHEACGVWHQELVDKGVAVHAVGLQPPDTTAVVRRKDGSVFVTDGPFSESKEVIGGFEIIDCASKEEAIAIAKRFPALDAGAIIEVRPAVTGPCRD; translated from the coding sequence ATGCAATTCGTCCTTCTCATCATCCACGCCGATCCCGAGCGTTGGAACAGTCTGACCACCGACCAGCGCAACGCGGTCCACGAGGCCTGCGGCGTCTGGCACCAGGAACTCGTCGACAAGGGCGTGGCCGTGCACGCCGTCGGCCTCCAGCCGCCGGACACCACCGCCGTGGTCCGGCGGAAAGACGGCTCGGTTTTCGTGACCGACGGCCCCTTCTCCGAATCGAAGGAAGTCATCGGTGGCTTCGAAATCATCGACTGCGCCAGCAAGGAGGAGGCCATCGCCATCGCGAAGCGTTTCCCCGCGCTCGACGCCGGAGCCATCATCGAAGTCCGTCCCGCCGTCACCGGCCCGTGCCGTGATTGA
- a CDS encoding VOC family protein: protein MNKLVFINLPVADLPRSKEFFSALGYSFNAQFTDDNAACMIVSDTIHVMLLTHRHFALYSPKPVSDAKQTAEVLVCLSCESREEVDATIAKAVAAGGSTYKEPQDHGFMYGHGFQDPDGHVWEYMWMDPAAVQKA, encoded by the coding sequence ATGAACAAACTCGTCTTCATCAACCTGCCCGTGGCCGACCTGCCACGCTCCAAGGAATTCTTCTCCGCGCTCGGTTACAGCTTCAACGCCCAGTTCACCGACGACAACGCCGCCTGCATGATCGTGAGCGACACCATCCACGTGATGCTGCTCACGCACCGCCATTTCGCCCTGTACTCGCCGAAGCCGGTGAGCGACGCGAAACAAACCGCCGAAGTTCTCGTCTGCCTTTCCTGTGAAAGCCGCGAGGAAGTGGACGCCACCATCGCCAAGGCCGTCGCCGCCGGGGGCAGCACCTACAAGGAACCTCAGGACCACGGTTTCATGTATGGCCATGGATTCCAGGACCCGGATGGCCACGTCTGGGAATACATGTGGATGGACCCGGCCGCCGTCCAGAAAGCCTGA
- a CDS encoding SRPBCC family protein, whose product MLKKILLALGLAVIVFLVVAALQPADFKITRSATVAAPPAAVFEHVNDYHKWQDWSPWAKMDPAMKVTYEGPASGKGASYAWVGNSKVGEGRMSITDSDPAKRVTMKLEFLKPFAATNTAEFTLAPEGSGTTVTWTMTGKNNFMAKAFGLVMNMDKLVGKDFEKGLSNLKEIVEKK is encoded by the coding sequence ATGTTGAAAAAGATCCTCCTCGCCCTCGGCCTCGCCGTGATCGTCTTCCTCGTTGTCGCAGCCCTGCAACCGGCGGACTTCAAGATCACCCGCAGCGCCACCGTCGCCGCGCCGCCCGCCGCGGTGTTCGAGCACGTCAACGATTACCACAAGTGGCAGGACTGGTCGCCGTGGGCGAAAATGGATCCAGCCATGAAGGTCACCTACGAAGGCCCCGCTTCCGGCAAGGGGGCGTCCTACGCCTGGGTTGGCAACAGCAAGGTCGGCGAAGGCCGCATGTCCATCACCGACAGCGACCCCGCCAAGCGCGTGACGATGAAGCTCGAATTCCTCAAGCCCTTCGCCGCCACGAACACCGCCGAGTTCACCCTCGCCCCCGAAGGCAGCGGCACCACGGTGACGTGGACCATGACCGGCAAGAACAACTTCATGGCAAAGGCCTTCGGGCTGGTCATGAACATGGACAAGCTCGTGGGCAAGGACTTCGAAAAGGGGCTGAGCAATCTCAAGGAGATCGTGGAGAAGAAGTGA
- a CDS encoding YciI family protein — MIIPTHSTGHLILFRGTDWCKELSMDEIQNVMSRWNDWVEGLKSDGRLIAASPLENEGRVITGKNANVADGPFAESKEAVGGYFYVNVESIDEAVEIAKQCPGLPHGIIVEVRPVAPSCPIERMNLEAAAAAQG; from the coding sequence ATGATCATCCCCACCCACAGCACCGGCCACCTGATCCTCTTCCGCGGCACCGATTGGTGCAAGGAGCTCTCGATGGACGAGATCCAGAACGTCATGTCCCGCTGGAACGATTGGGTCGAAGGCCTCAAGAGCGATGGCCGTCTCATCGCCGCCAGCCCGCTCGAGAACGAAGGCCGCGTCATCACCGGCAAGAACGCCAACGTGGCGGACGGTCCCTTCGCCGAATCGAAGGAAGCCGTCGGCGGCTATTTCTACGTGAACGTCGAGAGCATTGACGAAGCCGTGGAAATCGCGAAGCAGTGCCCCGGCCTGCCCCACGGCATCATCGTCGAGGTCCGCCCGGTCGCGCCATCGTGCCCGATCGAGCGCATGAACCTGGAGGCCGCCGCAGCCGCGCAGGGCTAA
- a CDS encoding sigma-70 family RNA polymerase sigma factor, whose protein sequence is MSTEIPRLTDHLFRHEAGKLVSALTGIFGIHRLQLAEDVVQEAMVRALQTWPYHGIPDNPAAWLMQTAKRRALDLIRREKVFHDKLPEITASLEQWPESDEHAPRFEDEIKDGRLRLMFACCHPDIPQDAQTALALKTLCAFSPAEIASAFLTTEAAIAKRLTRARQRIAEAGIPFEIPAGEELAPRLDGVLRILYLLFNEGYSASSGDSVIRAELCHEAIRLADALVQHPAANHPRMHALLALMLLNASRLPAREDLQGNILLLKDQDRGLWDHAMIGRGLRHLALSARGDDLTEYHLQAGIAAHHSTAPDAVSTHWPGILAHYDRWLTISDSPVVALNRAVACAEVHGPEAGITALEPIWKSGQLERYYLLHAVLGDLQERLGDSEAAAASFTRALQLTAVKAEQLFLTDRLRACLVK, encoded by the coding sequence ATGAGTACTGAGATCCCGCGCCTCACCGACCATCTCTTCCGTCATGAGGCGGGAAAACTGGTGTCCGCATTGACGGGGATCTTCGGCATCCACCGGCTCCAGCTCGCGGAGGACGTTGTCCAGGAAGCCATGGTGCGGGCGCTGCAAACGTGGCCCTACCACGGCATCCCCGACAACCCCGCCGCTTGGCTCATGCAGACGGCGAAACGCCGCGCGCTCGATTTGATCCGCCGCGAGAAGGTCTTCCACGACAAGCTGCCCGAGATCACCGCCTCGCTGGAGCAGTGGCCGGAAAGCGATGAACACGCGCCGCGGTTCGAGGACGAGATCAAGGACGGTCGCCTGCGGCTGATGTTCGCGTGCTGCCACCCGGACATCCCCCAGGATGCCCAGACGGCGCTCGCCTTGAAAACACTCTGCGCCTTCAGCCCGGCGGAGATCGCCAGCGCCTTCCTCACCACCGAGGCCGCCATCGCCAAGCGTCTCACCCGCGCCCGCCAGCGCATCGCCGAGGCGGGCATTCCGTTTGAAATCCCCGCCGGAGAAGAACTCGCCCCGCGTCTCGATGGCGTGCTCCGCATTCTCTACCTGCTCTTCAACGAGGGCTACAGCGCTTCCAGCGGCGACAGCGTGATCCGCGCCGAGCTTTGCCATGAGGCGATCCGCCTGGCGGATGCCCTGGTCCAGCATCCCGCCGCGAACCATCCGCGCATGCATGCCTTGCTGGCGTTGATGCTGCTCAATGCCTCCCGGCTCCCCGCACGCGAGGATTTGCAGGGCAATATCCTGCTTCTCAAAGATCAGGACCGCGGCTTGTGGGATCACGCCATGATCGGCCGCGGGCTGCGCCACCTCGCGCTCTCCGCCCGTGGCGATGACCTCACCGAGTATCATCTCCAGGCCGGAATCGCCGCCCACCACAGCACCGCACCCGATGCCGTCTCCACCCATTGGCCCGGCATCCTCGCCCACTACGACCGCTGGCTCACGATCAGCGATTCCCCGGTGGTGGCGCTGAACCGCGCCGTCGCGTGTGCCGAGGTTCACGGTCCGGAGGCGGGAATCACGGCACTGGAACCGATCTGGAAGAGCGGGCAACTCGAGCGTTACTACCTGCTGCACGCCGTGCTCGGTGATCTTCAGGAACGCCTCGGCGACTCCGAGGCCGCCGCCGCCTCCTTCACCCGAGCCCTCCAGCTTACTGCTGTAAAAGCCGAGCAGCTGTTTCTAACCGACCGTCTGAGAGCCTGTCTGGTGAAATGA
- a CDS encoding thioredoxin family protein, whose translation MKHQGTLGVEDAITGHPVLPHDQWITARKELLRKEKELTALSDEVNAARRALPWEKVEKDYAFDTLDGKQTLADLFGSKRQIILYHFMLAPGWEEGCVGCSHFADQVEGPQQHFEQADVNFLCVSRAPLAEIEKYRARMGWKFKWVSSNGSDFNYDYKVSFTPEQVAEGCKEYNYGTSPYPFDELPGISVFYKDEDGNVFHTYSAYARGLDALLGTHHFLDLTPKGRCETAPPPAPNWLRHHDKYESAESSSCCCGSKKETEAIA comes from the coding sequence ATGAAACACCAAGGAACTCTCGGCGTGGAAGACGCCATCACCGGCCATCCGGTGCTCCCGCACGACCAATGGATCACCGCCCGCAAGGAACTGCTGCGGAAGGAAAAGGAACTCACCGCCCTGAGCGATGAAGTGAACGCCGCCCGCCGCGCCCTGCCATGGGAGAAGGTCGAGAAGGACTACGCCTTCGACACCTTGGACGGGAAACAGACGCTCGCCGATCTCTTCGGGTCGAAGCGCCAGATCATCCTCTACCACTTCATGCTCGCCCCGGGCTGGGAAGAAGGCTGCGTGGGCTGCTCCCATTTCGCCGACCAGGTGGAGGGACCCCAGCAGCACTTCGAGCAGGCGGACGTCAATTTCCTCTGCGTCTCCCGCGCGCCGCTGGCGGAGATCGAGAAATACCGCGCCCGCATGGGCTGGAAATTCAAGTGGGTTTCCTCCAACGGCTCGGACTTCAACTACGACTACAAGGTGTCCTTCACGCCGGAGCAAGTCGCAGAGGGCTGCAAGGAATACAACTACGGCACCTCCCCCTACCCCTTCGACGAGTTGCCGGGCATCAGCGTCTTCTACAAGGATGAGGACGGGAACGTCTTCCACACCTACTCCGCCTACGCCCGCGGGCTGGACGCGCTGCTCGGCACCCACCATTTCCTGGACCTCACGCCGAAGGGCCGTTGCGAAACCGCCCCGCCGCCGGCCCCGAACTGGCTGCGCCACCACGACAAATACGAGTCCGCGGAAAGCTCCTCGTGCTGCTGCGGCTCGAAGAAGGAAACGGAGGCCATCGCATGA